From Pseudodesulfovibrio nedwellii:
CTTATCGCCAATGAGGTGACATCAAAATCACTTCAAACGGCTTATTTGCTCACGGAAAGCTTTTGCCCCGGCCTGATCGTGGACTTGGTTGAGAGCTTGTTCAGCTTGCAAAGCTGCCAAAGACTCATTCGGTGTTTCCGGGCTATCGCCGTCAAGGAATCCCCCCGTTTGACCACATAGGTCTTGGGCTTGAGGGTTTTCCGGTACTTGGCGATAAGAGGATGATACCGCTTGGCAAAATCTCCTGCCGCTCCTTGCGGCAAATAGAGAATATGATCGCCTCTTGGGATGGTATCGGACAGCAATTGCGGGTTCAAATCTCGAATATTTTTATAATATGTCTTAGCGGCCTTGGCTACGAGAGTAACCGGAGTCGCATATTTGGCCTTGAGCTTGATACGATCAAACTGCTTTGGCGAATAATAATCACCAGGTCGCAAATCAAATCCATAGCGGGCTGGATCGGACAAAATGAGCTTGGCAGCAATGGCGCGAGGAATATACCGTTGCGTTTCACGGGGCAGATGAAGCCGGTAGTAATCCTTGACCTCCTGCTTCTCGATCCGCTTTTTCAACCCTTGCTCACCCATATTGTACCCGGCACACCCGAGTGTCCATGAGCCAAACATGTCATGTAACTCATTCATATACCGAACGGCAGCCTTGGTGGCCGAATAAAAATTCCGCCGCTCATCTATAGAATAATTCACGACAAGTCCGTAGTTCCGCGCTGTAGACGGGATAAACTGCCAAATACCACGCGCCCCTTTGTTTGAACCGGCATGGGGCTTGAGAGCACTCTCGATGACCGCGATATACTTGAGATCATCGGGCATATTTGATCCCTTGAGCACGACTTCAATATGCGGGAAATACCGTCCTGTCCGCTTGAGCCAAAGAATGACCTGCGCACGATCCCAGAGCATGAGCAACAGTTCTTTTTCCAGTCGCTCTCGCACCTCAGGCAAATGAACAGGAACGTATTCACCACAAAATTCAAGCGGCCCACGGATACGAATGGCCGATTCCAATGAGGGGAAAGCGGCGACTTTCATGGGTTCGGTAAGGGCTGGCGACTGAGCAAACCCTGACGCCGTCAAAAAGAACAGCAAAAAAACCGCCAAAAGCGGAATATGACCACGCCTTATGGGCACAATTAAACTCCATGAGACCCACGCCGAGTTCTACACCCGGCGCGGGAAGATATATTACAGTTTTGATTTCAGCACGATGTCCGTAATGGGACCACGAGAGCGGTCACCCTTGAGGACCATATGAGCATAATTCTTATACCCTTTGAGCTTGCGTACTGTCCAGTTGAGTCCGTTATTCGATTCATTGAGATATGGATTGTCCACCTGTCTTGTATCGCCAAGACAGATGCATTTAACCCCATCACCCATACGAGTAAGCAAGGCACGGGTTTCGCCACGAGACAGATTCTGCATCTCATCCACGATAACCACTGCATTTTCGATGTTCATGCCACGCAGGAAAGCAACGGGCTGGACCTCGAATTTCTTGGGGTTGAACTTCAACGAATCCACAGCAGGATCCTGAAAGATACGGTTGGCAGGCCTGATATCATGAAGCTTAATGAGCAAATCCTGCACATACTTCACATATGGCAACATCTTCTCTTCAATGTCTCCCGGCAAATAGCCCATCTTGGCACCAATTTCCACGACCGGCTTGACCAAATAAATCTTTCGGTAAGGATTATCCTTGCGCTCCAACATGAGATACAAGGCAGCCGCCAGCGACAGAAAAGTCTTACCGTATCCCGCTTCGGACTGAATGGACACAAGATCAATCCCCTCCTGAAGCATCAGCTCCAGAGCAAGATTCTGATAAATCGAACGAGGTTTCACTCCCCATATTTCATGGGAATATCCAATCTCCTTGGGGCCGTCCGGGCCATAAAAAACCGGAGTACCGTTTTCCCATTTGAAACAATTGCGAACAGGCTCCTCTTCTTCACTCACAAAACCCGTGTACTTTTGTGATTCGGACCGGAACGGATCGGAATCACGATATTCCTCACTGGGAATACCATAGCACTTGGCCTTGATTTGAAGAATACGGTCATTGGTGATGAGCGTGGCATCTTGCGGCCCCACATGCAGAATCTCCTTGAGGATACGATCATCCATCACAGGATCAGTGAGCGTGTCTGCAAAATCGGGGGGGAAGATATTGACGTCATCGTCGTGGAGGATCGCGCGCACGGCTTGGGACACGATATGCCCTATGCGCGGGTCTTTCTTGAGTCCGTCCAGCTCGGCAAGGACGGTGTATGGAATGTATATCTGGTTTTCCACCCCGTTTCTCAGGGCGGTGATGCATTTGGGGTTTTCAATAAGGACGTTGGTATCGAGGACAAACTGCTTTTGGGCCATAATCCCCCGTCCGTGGGTTTGAAAGTTGATTCTAGGGCTTCACCACGCCTTGTACCCGAGGCCGGGAATCAGCGAATCAATTTCATCTGCACCTCCATTCTTTTCCTATTTCGATACTGAATCATGACGAGTTTTTAAGAAAAAGTCTAGACGCAAATTGCCTTATGCCAGAAGGGAAAGCATGACGGAAACGTGACGATCCGATGATATCAAGATCATTCAACAAGCACGCAAAAAAAACGCGAAAGTATCAATGATTCAACAATGGAATGATCAACCCGGAAGAATCCCGATTTTTCAGGACACGCATGAAGGCAGCCTCCTGCCCCTGCTGCGTGGCAAGACTCAGACCCAGACGTAATTCTTCGAGGCCGGAATCCAAACGATAGGAAGCAAGATTCGCCAACCCGATCTCAAGGGCAAGACGCCAATCATCGCGCTTAAACAAAGTCAGAATGGAAAGGAATCCCACACGCGATTGCTCCAGTCCGGGTAATGGTCGAAGCATAGAATCCAAAAGTCGAAGAGTGGGCAAATCATTCGGCTCATCCTCCAAAATGGTCAGCAGACATTCTGCCGCTGATCCCGGCAAATGTCGGGCCATATCAAAAGAGAATCCCTGTCGGGCCACACACCCACGCCGGGCTAAGTCCTTTGCCCACAAGGTCAATAATTCTTTGGGTGATTCAGGAGGAGCCAACTCAATACCCTTGGCCTCCAGATGCCGGTACCAAAATGCCTTGGCCGCATCAAAATTCTTCAACCGCAAAGCCACCATCGATGCTGTCTGATTCAATTTCGAGGCATCTCCGGGGACAGGACTCGTCAACAAGGCCATCACATTTTGCTC
This genomic window contains:
- a CDS encoding PhoH family protein: MAQKQFVLDTNVLIENPKCITALRNGVENQIYIPYTVLAELDGLKKDPRIGHIVSQAVRAILHDDDVNIFPPDFADTLTDPVMDDRILKEILHVGPQDATLITNDRILQIKAKCYGIPSEEYRDSDPFRSESQKYTGFVSEEEEPVRNCFKWENGTPVFYGPDGPKEIGYSHEIWGVKPRSIYQNLALELMLQEGIDLVSIQSEAGYGKTFLSLAAALYLMLERKDNPYRKIYLVKPVVEIGAKMGYLPGDIEEKMLPYVKYVQDLLIKLHDIRPANRIFQDPAVDSLKFNPKKFEVQPVAFLRGMNIENAVVIVDEMQNLSRGETRALLTRMGDGVKCICLGDTRQVDNPYLNESNNGLNWTVRKLKGYKNYAHMVLKGDRSRGPITDIVLKSKL
- a CDS encoding lytic transglycosylase domain-containing protein — protein: MPIRRGHIPLLAVFLLFFLTASGFAQSPALTEPMKVAAFPSLESAIRIRGPLEFCGEYVPVHLPEVRERLEKELLLMLWDRAQVILWLKRTGRYFPHIEVVLKGSNMPDDLKYIAVIESALKPHAGSNKGARGIWQFIPSTARNYGLVVNYSIDERRNFYSATKAAVRYMNELHDMFGSWTLGCAGYNMGEQGLKKRIEKQEVKDYYRLHLPRETQRYIPRAIAAKLILSDPARYGFDLRPGDYYSPKQFDRIKLKAKYATPVTLVAKAAKTYYKNIRDLNPQLLSDTIPRGDHILYLPQGAAGDFAKRYHPLIAKYRKTLKPKTYVVKRGDSLTAIARKHRMSLWQLCKLNKLSTKSTIRPGQKLSVSK